The genomic interval AGCCGGCTTCTGGAACTGAAATTTTGGACGAGTATGGAGAAGAGCAGCTCCGAACGGGCGCATGGATTGTTTATACTTCCGGAGACAGCGTATTCCAAATCGCAGCTCATGAGGATGTTATTCCATTAAATGAGCTATATCATGCATGTGAAATTGCGCGTGAGCTAACTTTGAATGATCCTTATGTAGTTGGCCGAGTCATAGCAAGGCCTTACATCGGTGAGCCGGGAGCTTATAAACGTACACCTAATCGGCATGATTATGCACTCAAGCCTTTTGGAGAAACCGTGCTTGATCATCTGAAAAATGAAGGCCTCGATGTTATTTCGGTGGGGAAGATCAACGATATTTTCACAGGGCAAGGAATCAATGAATCCTATCCAACAAAGAGCAATTTGGATGGCATCAAGGCAACGATCAAGCTGCTTAATCGGCCTTTCCACGGATTGTTATTCACAAACTTAGTTGATTTTGATTCTTTATATGGCCATCGTCGCGATCCTAAAGGATACGCTGCCTGCCTTGAAGAGTTCGATCAGTATGTACCAGAGCTTATGCAGCAAATGGGGGGCAACGATTTACTTATCATTACGGCTGATCACGGCAACGACCCAACTGCGCCAGGAACGGATCATACCCGTGAATACGTACCTATCTTGATCTACAGCCCATCGTTAGCAAAGGATAGCATTTCTATAGGCATAAGAAACACATTTGCTGATTTAGCTGCAACGATTGCAGAAAATTTCATGGTCACTAAACCAGCTATCGGGGAAAGCTTCTTGGAATTGTTAGTAAATCAAACCAATAACGAGGAATAAAACATTAGGGGGAATTTACAATGAAAAAAACAATGAAAGCATTATTGCCTTTAATACTGATTTTTACGTTAGTGATAACAGCATGCGGTCAAAAAAGCGATACGGGTAACGCAGGGGCTGCAGGTACAGATAATAAACAAGAGCTTAAAAAGCTGAAAGTCGGAATGGTTACTGACCTTGGCAGTGTAAATGACAAATCCTTTAACCAAAGTGCTTGGGAAGCGTTGCAGAAATTAAAGAAGGACTTTGGTTTTGAAGTGAAGTACCTGGAACCAAAAACAGATGGCGATGTTGTTCCTAACTTAAATCAATTTGTTAAAGCAAACTATGATTTAACATGGGCAACAGCCTTTACTTTAGCTGATGCAGTAACACAGCTATCCAAAGAAAATCCAGATAAGATGTTTGGAATTGTCGATTCTGACCTTGTGCTGCCGAATGTAGCAGCTATCTCTTTTAAAGAGCAAGAAGGCTCATTCCTTGTTGGTGTTATCGCTGGTTTAACGACAAAAACAAATAAAATCGGCTTTATCGGCGGCATGGATATTCCCGTTATTAAACGATTTGAAGCGGGCTTCCGCGAAGGAATAAAAGCTGTAAATCCAGATGCAAAATTAATCGTTAACTATACAGGGCTATTCAACCGGGTAGATATGGGGAAATCTGCAGCTTCTACCATCTATAACGATGGTGCAGATATCATATTCCATGCAGCAGGACTAACAGGCAATGGTGTATTTAATGAAGCGAAGGAACGGAACAGCAAGGGCGGAAAGGTATGGGTCATTGGCGTGGATAAAGATCAATCTTTAACTTTCGGAGATGATGTTACATTAACTTCGATGATCAAAAAAGTAGATGAGGCTGTTTACCAAGCTTCAAAAAAATTAGCTGAAGGTGATTTCCCGGCGGGTAAAGTGACATTAATGGGCCTCAAAGAAAATGGAGTCGATATTGCTCCAAATTCGAAAACTAATGTAGCGCCGGAAGTTCTTGCTAAGGTCGAGGAATATCGCACGAAAATCATCAATGGTGAGATCGTCGTACCGGAAAAATAATGCGATTTCGTCCCCTCTTCTATCATTGTCCTTGATAGAGTGAGGGGACGAATATTTTGGGGAGGGTCTTATATGACTAAGACAGATGTCGTGTTAGAGCTGAAAGGGATAACCAAAAGATTCCCCGGCGTAGTCGCTAATGATTCGATTAGCTTGCAGCTAAAGCGTGGAGAAATTCATGCTTTGCTCGGGGAAAATGGATCAGGGAAATCCACCCTAATGAGTATCGTATTCGGATTATATCAGCCAGACGAAGGCGAGATTCATGTAAATGGGAAGCATGAGCTGATGGATAGTCCAAACAAGGCGATCGAGCTCGGGATTGGGATGGTACATCAGCATTTTAAATTGGTAGAGCCGTTTACGGTAACGGAAAATATCATTCTCGGGATGGAACCCAAAAAGGGTATGAAGATTGATATTAAAGGGGCAAGTAAAAAGGTTAAAGAACTATCTGAACGTTATAAGCTTGATGTTGATCCAATGGCAACCATCGAATCGATCAGTGTAGGGATGCAGCAGCGCGTAGAAATTTTAAAAACACTATACCGCGGAGCAGATATTCTAATCTTTGATGAGCCTACTGCTGTGTTAACGCCACAAGAGATCACAGAATTACTGGCTATTATGAAGCGTCTTGTCGCTGAGGGCAAATCTATTATCCTCATTACTCATAAGCTTAAGGAAATTATGGAAATAGCAGATACTTGCACCATTATTCGGCGCGGTAAGCGGATTGAAAGTGTGGAAGTCGCATCGAGCGATGCGCAGCAATTAGCGGAAAAAATGGTCGGCAAAGAAGTTAATTTTAAAACTGCAAAAAGAGCAGCTAACCCGAAAAAAGCGTTATTAGAAGTGAAAAATTTGGTGGTTACAGGCAGTAACGGCAAGGCCGCTGTTAATAATCTCAGCTTCTCCGTACGGGCGGGCGAGATTGTCGGTATTGCTGGTGTAGACGGCAATGGCCAGTCTGAGTTAATTGAAGCTTTAACGGGTATGCAAAGCATACGTTCAGGTGAAATTTGGCTGCAAGGCAAAAGCATCGCCAATCTTGCTCCGCGTACGATTTCTGAAGCGGGAATGTCACATATTCCGCAGGATCGGCATAAACATGGACTCGTTCTGGACTTTTCTGTCAGTGAAAATACAATTTTGCAAACGTATTATCAACCAGAAATAAGCAAGCATGGTTTTATTAATAAGAAAACGATGGATGACATGGCAACGCGGTTAGTGAACGAGTTCGATATACGCACACCGGGCATTGATACATTCGTTCGTTCAATGTCAGGAGGAAACCAACAAAAAATCATTATCGCACGCGAAATCGATAAAAATCCGCAGGTCTTGATTGCGGCTCAGCCTACGAGAGGGCTGGACGTAGGGGCGATTGAATTTGTGCATCAGCAGTTAATCGCAGAACGTGATCAAGGCAAGGCTGTTTTGCTGATTTCGTTTGAGCTGGATGAAATACTCAATGTAGCAGACCGTATTCTGGTCCTATTCGGTGGACAAATTGTTGGAGAAACCACGCCAGAAACAACAAATGATCAGCAATTAGGAATGATGAT from Paenibacillus sp. FSL K6-3182 carries:
- the deoB gene encoding phosphopentomutase, whose translation is MKFERISVIVLDSVGIGELPDAAAFGDEGSHTLGHICEQVPDMKLPNLTAMGLGNIAPLATILKADKPQACYGKMAEVSVGKDTMTGHWELMGLEVKVPFQVYSDGFPAELIEKFEALTGRKVIGNKPASGTEILDEYGEEQLRTGAWIVYTSGDSVFQIAAHEDVIPLNELYHACEIARELTLNDPYVVGRVIARPYIGEPGAYKRTPNRHDYALKPFGETVLDHLKNEGLDVISVGKINDIFTGQGINESYPTKSNLDGIKATIKLLNRPFHGLLFTNLVDFDSLYGHRRDPKGYAACLEEFDQYVPELMQQMGGNDLLIITADHGNDPTAPGTDHTREYVPILIYSPSLAKDSISIGIRNTFADLAATIAENFMVTKPAIGESFLELLVNQTNNEE
- a CDS encoding ABC transporter ATP-binding protein; translated protein: MTKTDVVLELKGITKRFPGVVANDSISLQLKRGEIHALLGENGSGKSTLMSIVFGLYQPDEGEIHVNGKHELMDSPNKAIELGIGMVHQHFKLVEPFTVTENIILGMEPKKGMKIDIKGASKKVKELSERYKLDVDPMATIESISVGMQQRVEILKTLYRGADILIFDEPTAVLTPQEITELLAIMKRLVAEGKSIILITHKLKEIMEIADTCTIIRRGKRIESVEVASSDAQQLAEKMVGKEVNFKTAKRAANPKKALLEVKNLVVTGSNGKAAVNNLSFSVRAGEIVGIAGVDGNGQSELIEALTGMQSIRSGEIWLQGKSIANLAPRTISEAGMSHIPQDRHKHGLVLDFSVSENTILQTYYQPEISKHGFINKKTMDDMATRLVNEFDIRTPGIDTFVRSMSGGNQQKIIIAREIDKNPQVLIAAQPTRGLDVGAIEFVHQQLIAERDQGKAVLLISFELDEILNVADRILVLFGGQIVGETTPETTNDQQLGMMMAGKHEGEGIHE
- a CDS encoding BMP family ABC transporter substrate-binding protein is translated as MKKTMKALLPLILIFTLVITACGQKSDTGNAGAAGTDNKQELKKLKVGMVTDLGSVNDKSFNQSAWEALQKLKKDFGFEVKYLEPKTDGDVVPNLNQFVKANYDLTWATAFTLADAVTQLSKENPDKMFGIVDSDLVLPNVAAISFKEQEGSFLVGVIAGLTTKTNKIGFIGGMDIPVIKRFEAGFREGIKAVNPDAKLIVNYTGLFNRVDMGKSAASTIYNDGADIIFHAAGLTGNGVFNEAKERNSKGGKVWVIGVDKDQSLTFGDDVTLTSMIKKVDEAVYQASKKLAEGDFPAGKVTLMGLKENGVDIAPNSKTNVAPEVLAKVEEYRTKIINGEIVVPEK